One stretch of Arachis duranensis cultivar V14167 chromosome 1, aradu.V14167.gnm2.J7QH, whole genome shotgun sequence DNA includes these proteins:
- the LOC110276119 gene encoding protein MAIN-LIKE 2-like, which yields MVYPQRYIRSMWRQQGMPLDERYVPYLQMAGLYHLARMNDRWFRLDEPLVSAFVERWRPETHTFHMPFGECTITLQDVAYHLGLAVDGRYVSGCLTDFHMYIEGGRPAWETFGECPEGADEETVWHFARAYIMMLLATQLFVDKSGNRIHIRWLPYVARLEEMGSYSWGSTALVVMLQPFLQREWS from the exons ATGGTTTAT CCACAGCGATACATCAGGAGCATGTGGCGGCAACAAGGCATGCCACTCGATGAGCGTTATGTTCCCTACCTGCAAATGGCCGGGTTGTACCATCTGGCTAGGATGAACGATAGATGGTTCCGGTTAGATGAGCCCCTTGTCAGCGCCTTCGTCGAGCGGTGGCGTCCTGAGACGCACACCTTCCATATGCCCTTCGGAGAGTGCACGATCACGCTTCAGGACGTGGCGTACCATTTGGGGTTGGCAGTGGACGGGCGTTATGTCAGCGGTTGCCTTACAGATTTTCATATGTATATCGAGGGTGGACGTCCAGCTTGG GAGACTTTCGGAGAGTGCCCTGAGGGAGCCGATGAGGAGACTGTGTGGCACTTTGCTCGTGCTTATATCATGATGTTGTTGGCCACTCAGCTGTTTGTCGACAAGTCCGGCAACCGCATTCACATAAGATGGCTTCCCTACGTAGCTAGGCTTGAGGAGATGGGTTCCTACAGTTGGGGGTCTACAGCATTG GTGGTCATGTTACAGCCCTTCCTACAGCGAGAATGGTCCTAG